One genomic segment of Sminthopsis crassicaudata isolate SCR6 chromosome 2, ASM4859323v1, whole genome shotgun sequence includes these proteins:
- the TRMT5 gene encoding tRNA (guanine(37)-N(1))-methyltransferase isoform X3, whose product MPEIDKSKIDPELYSPPSQVRGMTKLDRTAFKKIVTIPVLNVRKEMVNKLVRSLKKALLQRPGIKRVIDDPKDEGNKLVMLDPYKIVSDDSFEESERLLLKELNVNPQISSYSLELTYENFKTEEILKAVLPEGQDVTSGFSRIGHIAHLNLRDHQLPFKQLIGQVIIDKNQGITSVVNKINTIDNIYRNFQMEVLSGEENMITKVRENNYIYEFDFSKVYWNPRLSTEHNRITELLRPGDVLFDVFAGVGPFAIPVAKKDCTVFANDLNPESHKWLLHNCKLNKVDQKVKIFNLDGKDFLQGPVREELMKLVKQTSKERKPHVHIVMNLPAMAIEFLGIFRCLLDGQTKNSELLPTVHCYSFSKADDPVKDVQHRAETLLGASLKGCSSVHLVRNVAPNKEMTCITFQVPASVLYENWPMNEEEQFLKDENLEGPPFKRLRTSKVLYEES is encoded by the exons ATGCCAGAAATAGATAAGAGCAAAATTGACCCTGAGTTGTATTCCCCACCTTCTCAAGTTCGTGGAATGACAAAACTTGATAGAACTGCATTCAAAAAAATAGTTACTATTCCAGTACTTAACGTgaggaaagaaatggtaaataaaTTAGTGAGATCCCTAAAAAAAGCACTACTGCAACGTCCAGGCATAAAACGAGTGATTGATGATCCAAAGGATGAAGGAAATAAACTTGTTATGCTGGATCCTTATAAAATAGTTTCTGATGATTCCTTTGAAGAATCTGAACGTCTTCTTTTAAAAGAGCTTAACGTTAACCCACAGATCTCTTCGTATAGCTTGGAGCTAACTTATGAAAACTTTAAGACAGAAGAAATCTTGAAAGCTGTGCTTCCTGAAGGTCAAGATGTAACTTCAGGATTTAGCCGAATTGGACATATAGCCCATCTGAACCTTCGAGATCATCAACTGCCATTCAAACAGTTAATTG gCCAGGTTATAATTGACAAAAATCAAGGCATCACTTCAGTAGTAAATAAAATCAATACTATTGacaatatttatagaaattttcAAATGGAAGTACTATCTGGAGAAGAGAACATGATAACCAAG gTTCGAGAAAACAACTATATAtatgaatttgatttttcaaaagtttATTGGAATCCTCGTCTCAGCACAGAACATAACCGTATTACAGAACTTCTCAGGCCTGGAGATGTTTTGTTTGATGTTTTTGCTGGAGTGGGGCCTTTTGCCATCCCGGTAGCAAAGAAAGACTGTACTGTATTTGCCAATGACCTCAATCCTGAATCTCATAAATGGCTATTACACAATTGTAAACTAAAcaaagtagaccaaaaagtaaaaatCTTTAACCTGGATGGTAAAGACTTTCTTCAAGGACCAGTAAGAGAAGAGTTAATGAAGCTGGTGAAACAAACATCAAAGGAGAGAAAACCACATGTGCATATAGTTATGAATTTACCAGCAATGGCTATTGAGTTCCTTGGTATTTTTCGTTGTCTTTTAGATGGACAAACCAAAAACAGTGAGCTTCTTCCCACAGTGCATTGTTACAGTTTTTCTAAAGCTGATGATCCTGTCAAAGATGTTCAGCATCGAGCTGAAACTTTGTTAGGTGCTTCTTTAAAAGGATGCAGTTCAGTTCACCTTGTAAGAAATGTGGCTCCTAATAAGGAAATGACATGCATCACCTTCCAAGTCCCAGCTTCTGTGTTGTATGAGAATTGGCCGATGAATGAAGAGGAACAATTTCTGAAAGATG AAAACCTAGAGGGGCCTCCTTTTAAACGCCTAAGAACAAGCAAAGTCTTATATGAAGAATCATAA
- the TRMT5 gene encoding tRNA (guanine(37)-N(1))-methyltransferase isoform X1, whose amino-acid sequence MRILWRSLGCSRFLKTYYRIITSNSQIPFTWISLAQSLHKTLAFYLYSQRNRFSTMPEIDKSKIDPELYSPPSQVRGMTKLDRTAFKKIVTIPVLNVRKEMVNKLVRSLKKALLQRPGIKRVIDDPKDEGNKLVMLDPYKIVSDDSFEESERLLLKELNVNPQISSYSLELTYENFKTEEILKAVLPEGQDVTSGFSRIGHIAHLNLRDHQLPFKQLIGQVIIDKNQGITSVVNKINTIDNIYRNFQMEVLSGEENMITKVRENNYIYEFDFSKVYWNPRLSTEHNRITELLRPGDVLFDVFAGVGPFAIPVAKKDCTVFANDLNPESHKWLLHNCKLNKVDQKVKIFNLDGKDFLQGPVREELMKLVKQTSKERKPHVHIVMNLPAMAIEFLGIFRCLLDGQTKNSELLPTVHCYSFSKADDPVKDVQHRAETLLGASLKGCSSVHLVRNVAPNKEMTCITFQVPASVLYENWPMNEEEQFLKDENLEGPPFKRLRTSKVLYEES is encoded by the exons ATGAG gattttgtGGAGATCACTGGGATGCTCAAGATTTCTGAAAACATATTACAGAATAATTACATCAAATTCACAGATTCCTTTCACTTGGATATCACTGGCACAAAGTCTTCATAAAACACTTGCTTTTTACTTGTACAGTCAAAGAAACAGATTTTCTACAATGCCAGAAATAGATAAGAGCAAAATTGACCCTGAGTTGTATTCCCCACCTTCTCAAGTTCGTGGAATGACAAAACTTGATAGAACTGCATTCAAAAAAATAGTTACTATTCCAGTACTTAACGTgaggaaagaaatggtaaataaaTTAGTGAGATCCCTAAAAAAAGCACTACTGCAACGTCCAGGCATAAAACGAGTGATTGATGATCCAAAGGATGAAGGAAATAAACTTGTTATGCTGGATCCTTATAAAATAGTTTCTGATGATTCCTTTGAAGAATCTGAACGTCTTCTTTTAAAAGAGCTTAACGTTAACCCACAGATCTCTTCGTATAGCTTGGAGCTAACTTATGAAAACTTTAAGACAGAAGAAATCTTGAAAGCTGTGCTTCCTGAAGGTCAAGATGTAACTTCAGGATTTAGCCGAATTGGACATATAGCCCATCTGAACCTTCGAGATCATCAACTGCCATTCAAACAGTTAATTG gCCAGGTTATAATTGACAAAAATCAAGGCATCACTTCAGTAGTAAATAAAATCAATACTATTGacaatatttatagaaattttcAAATGGAAGTACTATCTGGAGAAGAGAACATGATAACCAAG gTTCGAGAAAACAACTATATAtatgaatttgatttttcaaaagtttATTGGAATCCTCGTCTCAGCACAGAACATAACCGTATTACAGAACTTCTCAGGCCTGGAGATGTTTTGTTTGATGTTTTTGCTGGAGTGGGGCCTTTTGCCATCCCGGTAGCAAAGAAAGACTGTACTGTATTTGCCAATGACCTCAATCCTGAATCTCATAAATGGCTATTACACAATTGTAAACTAAAcaaagtagaccaaaaagtaaaaatCTTTAACCTGGATGGTAAAGACTTTCTTCAAGGACCAGTAAGAGAAGAGTTAATGAAGCTGGTGAAACAAACATCAAAGGAGAGAAAACCACATGTGCATATAGTTATGAATTTACCAGCAATGGCTATTGAGTTCCTTGGTATTTTTCGTTGTCTTTTAGATGGACAAACCAAAAACAGTGAGCTTCTTCCCACAGTGCATTGTTACAGTTTTTCTAAAGCTGATGATCCTGTCAAAGATGTTCAGCATCGAGCTGAAACTTTGTTAGGTGCTTCTTTAAAAGGATGCAGTTCAGTTCACCTTGTAAGAAATGTGGCTCCTAATAAGGAAATGACATGCATCACCTTCCAAGTCCCAGCTTCTGTGTTGTATGAGAATTGGCCGATGAATGAAGAGGAACAATTTCTGAAAGATG AAAACCTAGAGGGGCCTCCTTTTAAACGCCTAAGAACAAGCAAAGTCTTATATGAAGAATCATAA
- the TRMT5 gene encoding tRNA (guanine(37)-N(1))-methyltransferase isoform X2, with protein MRILWRSLGCSRFLKTYYRIITSNSQIPFTWISLAQSLHKTLAFYLYSQRNRFSTMPEIDKSKIDPELYSPPSQVRGMTKLDRTAFKKIVTIPVLNVRKEMVNKLVRSLKKALLQRPGIKRVIDDPKDEGNKLVMLDPYKIVSDDSFEESERLLLKELNVNPQISSYSLELTYENFKTEEILKAVLPEGQDVTSGFSRIGHIAHLNLRDHQLPFKQLIGQVIIDKNQGITSVVNKINTIDNIYRNFQMEVLSGEENMITKVRENNYIYEFDFSKVYWNPRLSTEHNRITELLRPGDVLFDVFAGVGPFAIPVAKKDCTVFANDLNPESHKWLLHNCKLNKVDQKVKIFNLDGKDFLQGPVREELMKLVKQTSKERKPHVHIVMNLPAMAIEFLGIFRCLLDGQTKNSELLPTVHCYSFSKADDPVKDVQHRAETLLGASLKGCSSVHLVRNVAPNKEMTCITFQVPASVLYENWPMNEEEQFLKDGSQKQTGELQAFNTYKAA; from the exons ATGAG gattttgtGGAGATCACTGGGATGCTCAAGATTTCTGAAAACATATTACAGAATAATTACATCAAATTCACAGATTCCTTTCACTTGGATATCACTGGCACAAAGTCTTCATAAAACACTTGCTTTTTACTTGTACAGTCAAAGAAACAGATTTTCTACAATGCCAGAAATAGATAAGAGCAAAATTGACCCTGAGTTGTATTCCCCACCTTCTCAAGTTCGTGGAATGACAAAACTTGATAGAACTGCATTCAAAAAAATAGTTACTATTCCAGTACTTAACGTgaggaaagaaatggtaaataaaTTAGTGAGATCCCTAAAAAAAGCACTACTGCAACGTCCAGGCATAAAACGAGTGATTGATGATCCAAAGGATGAAGGAAATAAACTTGTTATGCTGGATCCTTATAAAATAGTTTCTGATGATTCCTTTGAAGAATCTGAACGTCTTCTTTTAAAAGAGCTTAACGTTAACCCACAGATCTCTTCGTATAGCTTGGAGCTAACTTATGAAAACTTTAAGACAGAAGAAATCTTGAAAGCTGTGCTTCCTGAAGGTCAAGATGTAACTTCAGGATTTAGCCGAATTGGACATATAGCCCATCTGAACCTTCGAGATCATCAACTGCCATTCAAACAGTTAATTG gCCAGGTTATAATTGACAAAAATCAAGGCATCACTTCAGTAGTAAATAAAATCAATACTATTGacaatatttatagaaattttcAAATGGAAGTACTATCTGGAGAAGAGAACATGATAACCAAG gTTCGAGAAAACAACTATATAtatgaatttgatttttcaaaagtttATTGGAATCCTCGTCTCAGCACAGAACATAACCGTATTACAGAACTTCTCAGGCCTGGAGATGTTTTGTTTGATGTTTTTGCTGGAGTGGGGCCTTTTGCCATCCCGGTAGCAAAGAAAGACTGTACTGTATTTGCCAATGACCTCAATCCTGAATCTCATAAATGGCTATTACACAATTGTAAACTAAAcaaagtagaccaaaaagtaaaaatCTTTAACCTGGATGGTAAAGACTTTCTTCAAGGACCAGTAAGAGAAGAGTTAATGAAGCTGGTGAAACAAACATCAAAGGAGAGAAAACCACATGTGCATATAGTTATGAATTTACCAGCAATGGCTATTGAGTTCCTTGGTATTTTTCGTTGTCTTTTAGATGGACAAACCAAAAACAGTGAGCTTCTTCCCACAGTGCATTGTTACAGTTTTTCTAAAGCTGATGATCCTGTCAAAGATGTTCAGCATCGAGCTGAAACTTTGTTAGGTGCTTCTTTAAAAGGATGCAGTTCAGTTCACCTTGTAAGAAATGTGGCTCCTAATAAGGAAATGACATGCATCACCTTCCAAGTCCCAGCTTCTGTGTTGTATGAGAATTGGCCGATGAATGAAGAGGAACAATTTCTGAAAGATG